The Janthinobacterium tructae genome contains the following window.
GCATGCCCCGCTTTTTTTCTCAGGCGGCCGCTGGTGGTGCGGTGACGGCGCTCCAGATGCACTGGCCTTTGGCAGCCTTGTCGAGGCCGGCGATGGTGGCTTCGTGGGCGGCGAGCTCGTCGGCCGTGGCACTCTGGAAGATGACTTCGGCGAGCGGCACGATTTCCAGGGCGGCGCCGTCGGCAGCCACTTCCACTTCTTCTTCCATGCTCAGGCTGTTTTGCCCGCGCGTCATGGCCAGGTAGACGTCGGCCAGCAATTCCGAGTCGAGCAGCGCGCCGTGCAGCTTGCGGTGGGCGTTCGAGACGCCGTAGCGGTCGCACAGGGCGTCGAGCGAATTGCGCTTGCCCGGATGCATCTCTTTCGCCTGCACCAGGGTGTCGATCACGCCATGCACTTGCTCATGCACGGGCGGCAGGTTCAGGCGCTTGAATTCCGCGTTGAGGAAGCCGATATCAAATGGGGCGTTGTGGATGATCAATTCGGCGCCGGCGATGTAGGCGCGGAATTCGTCGGCGATTTCCGCGAATTTCGGCTTATCGCTAAGGAATTCCGCCGTCAAGCCGTGGACGGCCAGCGCGCCCTCTTCCGAATCGCGCTCGGGATTGATGTAATGGTGGAAATTATTCCCCGTCAACATGCGGTTGTTCAGTTCGACCGCCCCGATCTCCAGGATGCGGTCGCCCGTGCGCGGGTTCAGGCCGGTGGTTTCAGTATCGAGAACAATTTGACGCATAGCGGATTCATTCGTAAAAGCAAAAAGCGAAGGGCACAGTATAGCAAACCTGTGTGCTGCAATCGCACCCAGACATGTTCGAACGCCCAACAAAACCGTAGCGAGCGGCAGTGATTTGTGGCCGGGAAGCGCAACCGTACTCTAGTACGGTGAGCAT
Protein-coding sequences here:
- the dnaQ gene encoding DNA polymerase III subunit epsilon, translating into MRQIVLDTETTGLNPRTGDRILEIGAVELNNRMLTGNNFHHYINPERDSEEGALAVHGLTAEFLSDKPKFAEIADEFRAYIAGAELIIHNAPFDIGFLNAEFKRLNLPPVHEQVHGVIDTLVQAKEMHPGKRNSLDALCDRYGVSNAHRKLHGALLDSELLADVYLAMTRGQNSLSMEEEVEVAADGAALEIVPLAEVIFQSATADELAAHEATIAGLDKAAKGQCIWSAVTAPPAAA